One part of the Dyadobacter sp. 676 genome encodes these proteins:
- a CDS encoding leucine-rich repeat domain-containing protein, translating into MKIFFIVFLLAAGLQLVAQPVVLLQKDVSQTLSQKLKGEYQDVEGPVHQNPHSVQATFENIYRQILQTDKFKEYMAWNMLYLNAEGKIEYLVLSVTRGFRTADGKKEDISVADSLAAAVSTRLAPYLTDFVSRRTIGAKTAIVVFVSFHTQPTREPRARKDSVVNSLSEAMATKDTLKVKTLALGQNLLAGIPEVIYRFPNLEELFLGDNDLETVNLDMARLPKLRHLDLSKNILRDNSIAISKNKSLKLLNLQMNLITDIPRAARNCKKLETLWLGNNRMTGLTNGSFRKLIKVKDVNFYKAELAVLPKGIRKMRGLEVLDLYYNKLETLPKSITKLKRLTHFAVSHNQLTALPKRMDKLKNVHTLYAHHNHLSKLPDRITRMQALHIVDLGYNWLTIFPSELVAFTNLQELDLSSNNFPDFPAQLLQIRKLDKLHLRGNPFLGEDAGRKYSEQLSQLKKKNIEVFY; encoded by the coding sequence ATGAAAATTTTCTTCATTGTTTTTCTTCTCGCTGCGGGCCTGCAATTGGTGGCGCAGCCTGTGGTGCTGCTTCAAAAGGACGTTTCCCAAACGCTTTCGCAAAAATTGAAAGGGGAATACCAGGATGTCGAAGGCCCGGTGCATCAAAATCCGCACAGCGTACAGGCGACATTCGAAAATATCTACCGGCAAATCCTCCAAACGGATAAATTCAAGGAATACATGGCCTGGAACATGCTTTACCTGAATGCGGAGGGTAAAATCGAGTACCTCGTTTTGAGCGTTACGCGAGGCTTTCGGACAGCGGACGGGAAGAAAGAGGATATCTCTGTGGCTGATTCGCTAGCGGCGGCCGTTTCCACGCGGCTCGCCCCTTATCTCACCGATTTTGTCTCGCGCAGGACCATCGGCGCCAAAACAGCCATCGTCGTTTTCGTGAGTTTCCACACCCAGCCGACCAGGGAGCCACGTGCCAGAAAAGACAGCGTAGTGAACAGCCTGTCCGAGGCAATGGCGACGAAAGACACATTAAAAGTGAAGACATTGGCGCTTGGACAAAATTTACTTGCGGGCATTCCGGAAGTAATATACCGCTTCCCCAATTTGGAAGAGCTGTTCTTAGGAGATAACGACCTTGAAACCGTAAACCTGGACATGGCGCGCCTGCCCAAACTACGGCATCTCGACCTGAGCAAAAATATATTACGGGATAACAGCATCGCCATTAGTAAAAACAAATCGCTGAAACTCCTTAATCTGCAAATGAACCTGATTACCGACATTCCGCGGGCCGCCCGGAACTGCAAAAAGCTCGAAACGCTCTGGCTTGGCAATAACCGGATGACCGGATTGACGAACGGGAGCTTCCGAAAGCTGATAAAAGTCAAGGACGTCAACTTTTATAAAGCGGAATTGGCCGTTTTGCCCAAAGGAATCCGCAAAATGCGCGGCCTGGAAGTGCTGGATTTGTATTACAACAAATTGGAAACCCTGCCCAAATCGATTACAAAGCTGAAACGCCTGACGCATTTTGCCGTCTCGCATAACCAGCTTACCGCGTTGCCGAAGCGCATGGATAAGCTGAAAAACGTGCATACGCTTTACGCCCACCACAACCACCTGAGCAAACTTCCCGACCGCATTACCCGCATGCAGGCGTTGCACATTGTGGATCTCGGGTACAACTGGCTCACTATATTCCCTTCGGAGCTGGTGGCATTCACGAACCTGCAAGAGCTGGATTTATCATCGAACAACTTCCCGGATTTCCCGGCCCAGCTATTGCAGATCCGCAAGCTCGACAAGCTGCATTTACGCGGGAACCCTTTCCTGGGAGAGGACGCCGGGCGTAAATACAGCGAGCAGTTGAGCCAGCTCAAAAAGAAGAATATCGAAGTGTTTTATTAA
- a CDS encoding FAD-dependent oxidoreductase, which produces MDKPQQTSRRDFLRQSALLAGAAAISTRSLGSIYIGKQTRVIVIGAGFAGLAAAYTLKQRNVDLTVLESRNRVGGRVFSHTIDPRENLVVELGAEWVGNSHQRVRTLCDQFGIPLLNNQFDTHLIYQNQYTKANAWDFSDNWKPKMKALLEGYKKLDERQKTELDSIDWWRYLVNNGCDGKDLVLRELLDSTDFGESIRHVSALVALSTFAESSEKNEMDLKMQGGNSRLAKKLAEGIGADNILTGHAVARIEQKGSVKVTCGNGRVFEADKLICAIPTFAIKNIQWEPGLPAEKMQAINELQYARINKNAILFKKRFWKDESFDLITDQTPHYFYHATKNQPSEKGVLISYTIGEKAELISAQNDAWRKEMLGQTLNPYFPKAKKLIESQANYYWGTDKISQGAYAMYGPNQWHTTRPALQKPFLHTSFAGEHLADWQGFMEGAVVTGEMAAAEIIAV; this is translated from the coding sequence ATGGACAAGCCGCAACAAACCTCCCGGCGCGATTTCCTGCGCCAATCGGCCCTGCTTGCAGGTGCCGCAGCTATTTCCACCCGCTCTTTAGGAAGCATTTATATTGGTAAACAAACCCGCGTGATCGTAATCGGCGCCGGATTTGCCGGCCTGGCCGCAGCTTATACCCTCAAACAAAGGAATGTGGACTTGACGGTCCTCGAATCGCGCAACCGTGTCGGAGGAAGGGTATTTTCCCATACGATCGATCCAAGGGAAAACCTGGTTGTGGAACTGGGCGCCGAATGGGTGGGAAACTCGCACCAGCGCGTACGCACGCTGTGCGATCAGTTTGGGATACCGCTGCTCAACAACCAGTTCGACACCCATCTCATTTATCAAAACCAATACACCAAAGCCAACGCCTGGGATTTCTCCGATAACTGGAAGCCGAAAATGAAAGCATTGCTGGAAGGCTACAAAAAGCTGGACGAAAGGCAGAAAACCGAACTCGACAGCATCGACTGGTGGCGTTACCTGGTCAACAACGGCTGCGACGGCAAAGACCTCGTCCTTCGCGAACTGCTCGACAGCACCGACTTTGGTGAAAGCATTCGTCATGTTTCGGCGCTTGTCGCCTTGTCGACATTCGCGGAAAGCAGCGAAAAGAATGAAATGGATCTTAAAATGCAGGGGGGCAATTCCCGGCTCGCGAAAAAACTGGCGGAAGGCATCGGAGCGGACAATATCCTCACCGGGCACGCAGTCGCACGCATCGAACAGAAAGGTTCGGTGAAGGTAACCTGTGGAAACGGCAGGGTGTTCGAGGCCGATAAGCTTATCTGCGCTATTCCGACGTTTGCGATCAAAAACATTCAGTGGGAACCAGGCTTGCCGGCCGAGAAAATGCAGGCCATTAACGAGCTGCAATATGCCCGGATCAACAAAAATGCGATTTTGTTCAAAAAGCGCTTCTGGAAAGATGAAAGTTTCGACCTCATCACCGACCAGACGCCCCACTACTTTTATCACGCTACCAAAAACCAACCGTCGGAAAAAGGCGTTTTGATCTCCTACACGATCGGTGAAAAAGCAGAACTGATCTCCGCTCAGAACGACGCATGGCGAAAAGAAATGCTGGGGCAGACGCTCAATCCGTATTTCCCGAAAGCCAAAAAGCTCATCGAGTCACAAGCCAATTACTATTGGGGCACCGACAAGATCTCTCAGGGCGCTTACGCAATGTACGGTCCGAACCAGTGGCATACCACGCGACCGGCCTTACAAAAGCCATTTTTGCACACTTCCTTCGCAGGCGAACACCTCGCCGACTGGCAGGGTTTCATGGAAGGTGCGGTCGTCACGGGCGAAATGGCAGCAGCGGAGATTATAGCGGTTTAA
- the ccsA gene encoding cytochrome c biogenesis protein CcsA: MIHSTIGNAGHLLVIVAFVSAILATFAYFKAGIAGGTVEETQTWKKFARGVFWVHLAAVIGVVFSLYWIIGNHYFEYHYAWKNSSLSLPTGYTISSFWQDQEGSFLLWIFWNVVLGATLIFTNRSWEAPVMTVFALVQAFLTSMILGVVIPGLDLKIGSTPFLLLKEVMPDLPVYKMDPDFIPKDGNGLNPLLQNYWMVIHPPTLFLGFASTLIPFSFAIAGLWSKRINEWIRPALPWSLFSALVLGVGILMGAYWAYETLNFGSYWNWDPVENSSFVPWLVLVAAVHVMIIARRNATALKTSFILTIATFILVLYSTFMTRSGVLGNASVHSFTDLGLSGQLLIYLFTFMIVSIGLLVYRWKSLPSDEEEVSTYSQEFWIFIGATLLCLSGFQIIATTSIPVYNKIAEAFGTVLNMALPADQVAHYNKFQLWFFALIIVLTGVGQYFWWKKTGKGKLQALYNPLLVALLISAAVITLKQVRDIQYIVMLTTAIFAIVANGNILLNIIRGNYNLSGGAITHIGVALMLIGILFSSAYTKVVSINNSGLMISRSEEFTANDNKENKENITLWLNKPEKMGDYMLTWRDVRVEPRHIPGYIPKSWVDIIEGDFRAVALRDIEVNGRKYNKKGDTLEIFPENFYYEIEYREPSGKIFTLFPRVQINPRMGGIVSSPDIQRKVDKDLYTYVSMVTNPTAEPVWSQTESFTVNLRDTFFVNDYVAILDNVVRTEDVEGIKLGPGDAAVKAIIRVLDKDKEFVITPSFVIRDRMVARKPEVSDELGMRIQFNEINPQTGQFTFGVNTTQRDFIVMKATEKPLINILWLGTFVLVIGFVMATIRRFRDFVKMRNKESAPKEPKAKVKPKVQTA, translated from the coding sequence ATGATTCACAGTACGATCGGAAATGCAGGGCACCTGCTGGTTATAGTCGCATTCGTGTCGGCCATCCTGGCGACCTTCGCCTATTTCAAGGCGGGTATCGCGGGCGGAACGGTGGAAGAGACGCAGACCTGGAAAAAGTTTGCGCGCGGCGTATTCTGGGTGCATTTGGCAGCCGTGATCGGCGTGGTATTCTCGCTCTACTGGATCATCGGTAACCACTATTTCGAATACCATTACGCGTGGAAAAACTCGTCGCTGTCGCTGCCGACGGGCTATACCATTTCCAGCTTCTGGCAGGACCAGGAAGGAAGTTTCCTTCTTTGGATTTTCTGGAATGTGGTACTCGGCGCGACATTGATCTTTACCAATCGCTCGTGGGAGGCGCCGGTCATGACCGTGTTTGCATTGGTACAGGCATTTCTGACTTCGATGATCCTCGGCGTGGTGATCCCCGGCCTTGACCTGAAAATCGGTTCGACCCCGTTCCTTCTGCTCAAAGAGGTAATGCCCGACCTGCCGGTTTACAAAATGGACCCGGATTTCATCCCGAAAGACGGTAACGGCCTCAACCCGTTGTTGCAGAACTACTGGATGGTGATCCACCCTCCTACCCTGTTCCTCGGCTTCGCCAGCACGCTGATCCCGTTCTCGTTCGCGATTGCGGGGCTTTGGAGCAAAAGGATCAATGAATGGATCCGCCCGGCATTACCATGGTCGCTGTTTTCGGCGCTTGTATTGGGTGTAGGTATTTTAATGGGCGCTTACTGGGCTTACGAAACGCTCAATTTCGGTAGCTACTGGAACTGGGACCCTGTCGAAAACTCCTCTTTTGTGCCCTGGCTGGTTTTGGTGGCTGCCGTGCACGTGATGATCATCGCCAGGAGGAATGCGACGGCGCTGAAAACGTCGTTCATTCTGACAATCGCCACATTTATTCTCGTTCTTTATTCGACATTCATGACGCGCAGCGGCGTGCTCGGCAATGCTTCGGTACACTCGTTTACCGACCTTGGCCTTTCCGGTCAGTTGCTGATCTATCTGTTCACGTTCATGATCGTCTCGATCGGCCTGCTGGTTTACCGCTGGAAATCGCTGCCGAGCGATGAAGAAGAGGTTTCGACCTATTCTCAGGAGTTCTGGATTTTTATCGGTGCTACTTTGCTTTGCCTTTCCGGCTTCCAGATCATCGCCACTACTTCCATTCCGGTTTATAACAAAATCGCCGAGGCGTTCGGTACGGTGCTGAACATGGCGTTGCCCGCCGACCAGGTAGCGCATTACAACAAGTTCCAGCTCTGGTTCTTCGCATTGATCATCGTCCTTACCGGTGTAGGCCAGTATTTCTGGTGGAAAAAAACCGGTAAAGGCAAGTTACAGGCATTGTACAACCCACTATTGGTGGCATTGCTGATCAGCGCGGCGGTAATTACCCTCAAACAGGTGCGCGATATTCAGTATATCGTCATGCTGACCACCGCGATTTTCGCGATCGTAGCGAATGGAAATATCCTGCTCAACATTATCCGCGGCAACTATAACCTCTCCGGCGGCGCGATCACACACATCGGTGTCGCGCTGATGCTGATCGGGATTTTGTTCTCGTCGGCATACACCAAAGTGGTTTCGATCAATAACTCCGGCCTGATGATTTCCCGCAGCGAGGAATTTACAGCCAACGACAACAAGGAAAACAAGGAGAACATTACCCTCTGGCTCAACAAGCCCGAGAAAATGGGCGATTATATGCTCACATGGCGCGATGTGCGGGTGGAGCCGCGCCACATTCCAGGTTATATTCCCAAGAGCTGGGTTGACATCATTGAGGGCGATTTCCGCGCGGTGGCATTACGCGATATCGAGGTAAATGGCCGGAAATACAACAAAAAAGGCGATACGCTCGAAATTTTCCCCGAAAACTTCTATTACGAAATCGAATACCGCGAGCCTTCGGGCAAGATATTCACGCTCTTCCCGCGCGTTCAGATTAACCCGCGCATGGGCGGCATTGTATCTTCACCGGATATCCAGCGGAAGGTCGACAAGGATTTGTACACCTACGTTTCGATGGTGACCAACCCTACCGCCGAGCCCGTCTGGAGCCAGACGGAGAGCTTTACCGTAAACCTTCGTGACACCTTCTTCGTGAACGACTACGTGGCTATTCTCGACAACGTCGTGCGCACCGAAGATGTGGAAGGTATCAAGCTCGGTCCGGGCGATGCGGCTGTAAAGGCAATCATTCGCGTACTCGATAAAGACAAGGAGTTCGTCATAACGCCATCCTTCGTGATCCGCGATCGCATGGTGGCGCGCAAGCCGGAGGTGAGCGACGAGTTGGGCATGCGTATCCAGTTCAACGAAATCAACCCGCAGACGGGCCAGTTTACATTCGGTGTCAATACCACGCAGCGCGATTTTATCGTCATGAAAGCAACCGAGAAACCATTGATCAATATTCTGTGGCTGGGTACATTCGTGCTGGTAATCGGCTTTGTAATGGCTACGATCCGCCGATTCAGGGATTTTGTCAAAATGCGTAACAAGGAAAGCGCACCAAAGGAACCCAAGGCGAAGGTGAAGCCGAAAGTGCAAACCGCGTAA
- a CDS encoding glycerophosphodiester phosphodiesterase family protein has translation MKNQTRQVFAALLLAAFSHTAQAQTGECRFKDAEALKNYLKPGKRTTPLIMAHQGGTEDGYPGNSMATFERTYSKVPCVLLEIDVRATSDSLLVVSHDDDLALKTNGKGLLSKKKWKEVGKLRLKDPYGSMTEYPIPTFQEVLNWSSDKNLILIVDKKPETSITRTIKMLQGTGNLYKSVLICYSLKEAQLAHKLAPQLMLAVGFNSPEHIDAVEQSGLPFEQLVALTPRELQDNSFYQRIHNMNIAASLGTNGNIDTLQTTESRPLYQKIRDSGGPDIICTDNPILVQSIFYKKD, from the coding sequence ATGAAAAACCAGACACGGCAGGTTTTCGCGGCATTGCTGCTGGCTGCCTTTTCACACACTGCCCAGGCCCAAACCGGCGAATGTCGGTTCAAAGACGCCGAAGCCCTGAAAAATTACCTGAAACCCGGCAAACGGACAACGCCGCTGATTATGGCGCACCAGGGCGGTACCGAAGACGGCTACCCTGGCAACAGCATGGCCACATTCGAGCGCACCTATTCCAAAGTCCCGTGCGTGCTGCTGGAAATCGACGTCCGGGCTACCAGCGACAGCCTCCTGGTGGTCTCCCACGACGACGATCTTGCATTGAAAACCAATGGCAAGGGCCTACTTAGCAAAAAGAAGTGGAAGGAAGTCGGCAAACTGAGGCTAAAAGATCCATATGGCTCCATGACGGAATACCCTATTCCTACGTTCCAGGAGGTGCTGAACTGGTCGTCGGACAAAAACCTGATTCTGATCGTCGATAAAAAGCCTGAGACGAGCATTACCCGAACCATCAAAATGTTGCAGGGGACGGGTAACCTTTACAAATCCGTTCTGATTTGCTATTCATTGAAGGAAGCGCAACTGGCGCATAAGCTGGCGCCGCAGCTGATGCTGGCCGTTGGCTTCAACAGCCCGGAGCATATCGACGCGGTGGAGCAATCGGGCTTGCCGTTCGAGCAACTCGTCGCATTGACCCCGCGCGAATTGCAGGATAACTCATTTTATCAGCGCATTCACAATATGAATATAGCAGCCTCACTCGGTACCAACGGCAACATCGACACCCTCCAAACGACGGAATCACGGCCGTTATACCAAAAAATCCGGGATTCGGGCGGGCCGGATATCATCTGCACCGACAATCCGATTTTGGTGCAGAGTATTTTTTATAAGAAGGATTGA
- a CDS encoding patatin-like phospholipase family protein: MKALVLGGGSMKGAFQVGVIQAVLENGFEPEMVYGISVGSLNATFLANETGKQMAENGKTDWPLAGRRLLEFWIKNITQPQDISTLRSRVMLGMNTLMSRFDGIVDPSPLHSLIRKHLNDDYLRNTPVKVKTGAVNIETGEMKYVSTKDPHYVDFVYASSSIPMLMPAVEIEGQLYLDGGLREVAPIREAIEDGATEIVLIGCHSPLLYQPEGINTRNLITLIERVRDITVNQIVNNNIQWAESYVDRSNLRGKPMKLTIVRPSTPLFLDLQHFNSEDISRLIIEGYRAGVESILKTEKVPDQTFQSR, from the coding sequence ATGAAAGCACTCGTCCTCGGGGGAGGATCTATGAAAGGAGCGTTCCAGGTAGGAGTTATCCAGGCGGTACTCGAAAACGGCTTTGAGCCGGAAATGGTATACGGAATCTCGGTGGGATCATTGAACGCCACATTCCTGGCTAACGAAACCGGTAAACAAATGGCAGAGAACGGCAAAACGGACTGGCCGCTCGCGGGCCGCAGGTTGCTGGAATTCTGGATCAAAAACATCACACAACCTCAGGATATATCCACGCTGCGCTCCCGCGTAATGCTTGGAATGAATACATTGATGAGCCGTTTCGACGGGATCGTCGACCCGTCGCCGCTGCATTCGCTGATCCGCAAACATTTGAACGACGATTACCTCCGCAATACGCCCGTCAAGGTCAAAACCGGGGCCGTCAATATCGAAACGGGGGAAATGAAATACGTTTCCACCAAGGACCCGCATTATGTGGATTTTGTGTACGCCAGCTCGTCGATACCGATGCTGATGCCGGCGGTTGAGATCGAAGGCCAGCTTTACCTCGACGGTGGTTTACGGGAGGTAGCGCCCATTCGCGAGGCGATCGAGGACGGGGCGACGGAAATTGTGCTGATCGGCTGCCATTCGCCCCTGCTCTACCAGCCCGAGGGCATTAACACCCGCAACCTGATCACGCTCATCGAACGTGTACGGGACATTACCGTAAACCAGATCGTAAACAACAATATCCAATGGGCCGAATCGTACGTCGACCGCTCGAACCTGCGCGGCAAGCCTATGAAGCTGACCATAGTAAGGCCATCGACGCCATTGTTCCTCGATTTGCAACACTTTAACTCCGAAGATATTTCCAGGCTCATTATAGAAGGCTACCGGGCGGGCGTGGAATCGATTTTGAAAACAGAGAAGGTCCCGGATCAAACATTTCAGTCCAGATGA
- a CDS encoding DUF3817 domain-containing protein, with translation MVSELIKSALGRLRIIAFLEGISYLVLLGIAMPLKYLAGLPQAVRVVGMAHGILFVLFVILLIQVATEKSWSFKKSALSFLSSLVPFGTFYADSRWFRN, from the coding sequence ATGGTATCCGAACTGATCAAATCGGCATTAGGCCGCCTGCGCATCATCGCATTTCTCGAAGGCATTTCCTATCTCGTACTCCTGGGCATCGCAATGCCCCTCAAATACCTCGCCGGACTTCCGCAAGCCGTGCGCGTCGTAGGCATGGCGCACGGCATACTGTTCGTCCTTTTTGTGATCCTGCTCATTCAGGTCGCAACCGAGAAAAGCTGGTCGTTCAAAAAATCGGCTTTATCGTTCCTTTCTTCGCTGGTACCATTCGGGACGTTCTACGCAGATTCCCGCTGGTTCAGAAATTGA
- a CDS encoding polyprenyl synthetase family protein encodes MTLSIKDIQAPVADEMKAFEHKFRQFMKSDVMLLDQIMNYIVRRKGKQLRPMFVFLSAGVCGNISESTYRGGAMIELLHTATLVHDDVVDDSNYRRGFFSVNALWKNKIAVLVGDYLLSRGLLLSVDHEEFKILKIVSTAVRELSEGELLQIEKARRLDINEAVYYEIIRQKTASLIASCCAVGASSVGAAQDVVDKMHAFGEKVGMAFQIKDDLFDYGEDEIGKPLGIDIKEKKMTLPLIYALNHASWLEKRRIINIIRNESHKPNKVNEVIAFVKESGGLRYAQEVMERYVKEALAVLNEFADSPHRRSLEQLVQYTIERSK; translated from the coding sequence ATGACCCTTTCAATAAAGGATATCCAGGCTCCTGTTGCGGATGAAATGAAAGCCTTCGAGCATAAGTTTCGCCAGTTTATGAAAAGCGACGTAATGCTTCTGGACCAGATCATGAATTACATTGTAAGGCGGAAAGGCAAACAATTGCGCCCGATGTTCGTGTTTTTGTCCGCAGGAGTTTGCGGTAATATCTCCGAGTCGACCTACCGGGGCGGCGCGATGATCGAACTGCTGCACACCGCCACACTCGTGCACGACGACGTGGTGGACGATTCCAACTACCGCCGCGGCTTTTTCTCCGTGAATGCGTTATGGAAAAATAAAATCGCGGTGCTGGTGGGCGATTACCTGCTTTCACGGGGATTATTACTTTCGGTCGATCACGAGGAATTCAAAATCCTGAAAATCGTTTCCACCGCCGTTCGCGAGCTCAGCGAAGGCGAGCTTTTGCAAATTGAAAAGGCCCGGCGGCTGGATATTAACGAAGCGGTGTATTACGAGATCATCCGCCAGAAAACCGCTTCGCTGATCGCCTCCTGCTGTGCGGTAGGTGCAAGTTCGGTAGGTGCCGCCCAGGATGTGGTCGACAAAATGCATGCATTCGGCGAGAAGGTAGGCATGGCGTTCCAGATCAAGGACGACCTTTTCGACTATGGCGAGGACGAGATCGGCAAGCCGCTGGGAATCGATATCAAGGAGAAGAAAATGACACTGCCCCTCATCTACGCGCTCAATCACGCGTCGTGGCTCGAAAAACGCCGCATTATCAATATTATCCGCAACGAAAGTCACAAACCCAACAAAGTGAACGAAGTAATCGCATTCGTGAAAGAATCGGGTGGGTTACGCTATGCGCAGGAAGTAATGGAACGGTACGTAAAGGAAGCGCTCGCAGTACTCAACGAATTCGCCGATTCACCGCATCGCCGCTCGCTGGAACAGCTCGTTCAATACACGATTGAGCGGAGTAAGTAG
- a CDS encoding DUF5916 domain-containing protein, protein MLRSFILTPFIFCFIIFQSLAQKPNENYQYHIHSAVSPVKVDGVADDLAWSAAETAKDFFMITPMDTSFSKALTDVKLCYDKHNLYILVINYKPIKGSLIVESLKRDFAFGKNDNFLLFMDTFDDKTNGFSFGANAAGAPWDGQQGDGGTVDLSWDNKWVSAVKNEDDKWVWEAAIPFKSIRYKPGITRWGINFSRQDLTISEKSSWAPVPRQFPSASLAYTGVLVWDTPPPTPGPNISVIPYAAMRMTKDHQNDIPTKYKPTIGGDVKIGLTPSLNLDLTVNPDFSQVDVDVQQTNLDRFELFFPERRQFFLENADLFANFGYATIRPFFSRRIGLGVPIQFGARMSGKLNKNWRIGVLDVQTGANDTLTPHNNYAVFALQRQVLARSNVRFIFVNKDATNYTLERHSATSRYNRNIGAEFNLASAKNLWTGKVMFLKSFTPGKSSDDWTHAADLKFNKANFFWQWQHEYVGRNYNAEVGYVPNAVRMGYYKISPNIGYLFFIKHPKIISHGPKLVSNVYWDKKFDLSDREFILSYNLNFINRATVSVWGSSNYVRLLRPFDPTNLGGPTLATGTEHNWKAVGFDIVSGPQNRFTYLASGILGGYYQNGKRNNLKAELGYRVQPYVAITMAGNYNDIRLPEPWKRTQLWLVGPRVDVTFTNSLFFTTFMQYNNQADNINLNARLQWRYKPASDLFIVYTDNYLPENFRVKNRAIVLKFTYWWNL, encoded by the coding sequence GTGCTACGTTCCTTTATCCTAACCCCTTTCATTTTCTGTTTCATCATTTTCCAAAGCCTTGCCCAGAAACCGAACGAAAACTATCAATACCATATCCATTCGGCAGTCTCGCCCGTTAAAGTCGATGGCGTAGCCGACGATCTCGCATGGTCGGCAGCCGAAACGGCGAAGGACTTTTTCATGATCACGCCGATGGATACGAGTTTTTCCAAGGCGCTGACGGACGTGAAACTGTGCTACGACAAACATAACCTTTACATACTGGTTATCAACTACAAGCCTATCAAGGGTTCGCTGATCGTGGAATCCCTGAAACGCGACTTCGCATTCGGGAAGAACGACAACTTCCTGCTTTTCATGGATACATTCGACGACAAGACCAACGGGTTCTCGTTCGGGGCCAATGCAGCGGGAGCACCCTGGGACGGCCAGCAAGGCGATGGCGGTACTGTCGACCTCAGTTGGGACAACAAATGGGTGAGCGCCGTGAAGAACGAGGACGACAAATGGGTATGGGAAGCGGCCATCCCCTTCAAAAGTATCCGCTATAAACCGGGTATCACGCGCTGGGGCATCAATTTCAGCCGCCAGGACCTGACGATCTCCGAAAAATCGTCGTGGGCACCCGTACCGAGGCAGTTCCCGTCCGCGTCGCTCGCGTACACGGGCGTGCTCGTGTGGGACACACCTCCGCCAACGCCGGGCCCCAATATTTCGGTGATCCCGTATGCGGCCATGCGCATGACGAAGGACCACCAGAACGACATTCCCACGAAATACAAACCGACCATAGGAGGAGACGTCAAAATAGGCCTTACCCCATCGTTGAACCTCGACCTGACCGTTAACCCGGATTTCTCGCAGGTAGACGTAGACGTGCAGCAAACCAACCTCGACCGTTTCGAGCTGTTCTTCCCCGAGCGGCGGCAGTTCTTCCTCGAAAACGCCGACCTTTTCGCCAATTTCGGGTACGCTACCATAAGGCCGTTCTTCTCGCGGCGCATTGGTTTGGGTGTCCCCATCCAGTTCGGTGCGAGAATGAGTGGTAAACTCAACAAAAACTGGCGTATCGGCGTGCTCGACGTGCAAACCGGTGCCAACGATACGCTGACGCCGCATAACAACTACGCCGTATTCGCATTGCAGCGGCAAGTCCTCGCCCGTTCCAATGTGCGGTTCATATTCGTGAATAAGGACGCGACCAACTACACGCTCGAAAGGCATTCGGCTACCAGCCGTTATAACCGCAACATCGGGGCGGAGTTCAACCTGGCGAGTGCGAAAAACCTCTGGACGGGAAAAGTCATGTTCCTCAAATCGTTCACACCCGGCAAATCATCCGACGACTGGACGCACGCCGCCGACTTGAAGTTCAATAAAGCAAACTTCTTCTGGCAATGGCAGCACGAATATGTCGGCCGGAACTACAATGCCGAAGTGGGCTACGTACCCAATGCCGTTCGGATGGGTTATTACAAGATCAGCCCGAACATCGGTTACCTGTTTTTTATCAAACACCCCAAAATCATCAGCCACGGGCCGAAACTAGTGAGCAATGTGTATTGGGACAAGAAGTTCGATTTGAGCGACCGGGAGTTCATATTGTCCTACAACCTCAACTTTATCAATCGTGCTACGGTATCCGTCTGGGGATCGAGCAATTATGTACGCCTGCTGCGCCCCTTCGACCCTACCAACCTGGGCGGCCCGACGCTGGCGACCGGTACCGAGCACAACTGGAAAGCCGTCGGTTTCGATATTGTTTCCGGCCCGCAGAACCGCTTTACATACCTTGCATCGGGTATTCTCGGCGGATATTACCAGAACGGCAAGCGCAATAACCTCAAAGCCGAGCTCGGCTACCGCGTGCAACCTTACGTGGCGATTACCATGGCCGGCAATTACAACGATATCCGCCTCCCCGAGCCGTGGAAACGTACGCAACTCTGGCTCGTAGGCCCGCGTGTGGATGTGACGTTCACCAACAGCCTGTTTTTCACGACATTCATGCAGTACAACAACCAGGCCGACAATATCAACCTGAATGCGCGCCTGCAATGGCGCTACAAGCCGGCTTCCGACCTTTTCATTGTGTATACCGACAACTACCTGCCCGAAAATTTCAGGGTCAAGAACCGCGCGATCGTGTTGAAATTCACCTACTGGTGGAATCTTTAA